From the Scatophagus argus isolate fScaArg1 chromosome 21, fScaArg1.pri, whole genome shotgun sequence genome, one window contains:
- the LOC124052486 gene encoding uncharacterized serine-rich protein C215.13-like isoform X1, which produces MNVCSTVSPTYAKCEKAFNTNQESLQESNRDCKDRPGPGYVTTHSQKPREDSFSATPDSNPASRSCQRRWSIDFSSENTSVIIVRKSKKEPQPPQRSVSLLQPNTASDRSLKRYSCPPIGFFGSLSRPSSSSSASSSSSSLSTSSCPCCSPPPVPTSVITGPDPFGWKLHPKSRSSSSRARTKRLSLQISLPVITPELKTSPAPNPQSDNAPSPDPTPKTKPPFRPKPPRRRHSDSAFIRSPANPLPVVTLDELCSVHLHPVTLSHESDDVFSTGMEEKVKATPRPHKIPPPVPEKTVMARQIAQLIALSHRRCKANEENIYSSVLKPNPQHSRQAEDHSRLRERHAAGLPVDTSHDRERSTPRFPG; this is translated from the exons ATGAATGTGTGTTCCACTGTTAGCCCAACATATGCTAAGTGTGAAAAGGCGTTTAATACTAATCAGGAGAGCCTCCAAGAAAGCAACAGAGACTGCAAAGACAGACCAGGACCAGGATATGTCACAACACACAGCCAGAAACCCAGAGAGGACTCATTCTCAGCTACCCCCGACTCCAATCCAGCATCCCGCTCTTGTCAGCGACGGTGGTCAATTGACTTTTCCAGTGAAAACACCTCTGTTATCATTGTGAGGAAGAGCAAGAAGGAACCACAGCCCCCTCAGCGTAGCGTATCCCTCCTCCAGCCTAACACTGCATCCGATCGTTCATTAAAACGTTACTCCTGCCCCCCAATTGGATTCTTTGGGTCACTGAGTCGaccgtcctcctcttcctccgcatcctcctcttcctcctcattgtCCACCTCTTCCTGCccctgctgctctcctcctcctgtcccaACGTCTGTCATCACTGGCCCTGACCCTTTTGGGTGGAAGTTGCATCCTAAGTCCAGAAGCAGCTCCAGCCGGGCTCGCACTAAAAGGCTGTCCCTGCAGATTTCCCTCCCTGTCATCACTCCTGAACTCAAAACCAGTCCTGCACCCAACCCTCAATCAGACAACGCTCCAAGTCCAGACCCCACCCCTAAAACCAAACCCCCATTCAGACCCAAACCACCACGTCGCCGCCACTCAGACTCAGCCTTCATCAGATCTCCGGCAAACCCTCTGCCTGTGGTGACCCTCGATGAGCTCTGCTCTGTGCATCTCCACCCGGTCACTCTTTCACACGAATCTGATGATGTCTTCAGCACGGggatggaggagaaggtgaaggCGACGCCCAGGCCGCACAAAATACCACCGCCTGTTCCAGAAAAAACTGTAATGGCAAGACAAATAGCACAGCTGATTGCTCTTTCACACAGACGCTGtaaagcaaatgaagaaaacatttacagcagTGTTTTAAAGCCAAACCCTCAACATTCACGTCAGGCTGAGGACCACAGCCGCCTTCGTGAGAGGCACGCTG CAGGGCTGCCTGTGGATACCAGCCACGACAGGGAGAGGTCCACCCCACGCTTCCCCGGCTGA
- the LOC124052486 gene encoding uncharacterized serine-rich protein C215.13-like isoform X2, whose amino-acid sequence MNVCSTVSPTYAKCEKAFNTNQESLQESNRDCKDRPGPGYVTTHSQKPREDSFSATPDSNPASRSCQRRWSIDFSSENTSVIIVRKSKKEPQPPQRSVSLLQPNTASDRSLKRYSCPPIGFFGSLSRPSSSSSASSSSSSLSTSSCPCCSPPPVPTSVITGPDPFGWKLHPKSRSSSSRARTKRLSLQISLPVITPELKTSPAPNPQSDNAPSPDPTPKTKPPFRPKPPRRRHSDSAFIRSPANPLPVVTLDELCSVHLHPVTLSHESDDVFSTGMEEKVKATPRPHKIPPPVPEKTVMARQIAQLIALSHRRCKANEENIYSSVLKPNPQHSRQAEDHSRLRERHAGLPVDTSHDRERSTPRFPG is encoded by the exons ATGAATGTGTGTTCCACTGTTAGCCCAACATATGCTAAGTGTGAAAAGGCGTTTAATACTAATCAGGAGAGCCTCCAAGAAAGCAACAGAGACTGCAAAGACAGACCAGGACCAGGATATGTCACAACACACAGCCAGAAACCCAGAGAGGACTCATTCTCAGCTACCCCCGACTCCAATCCAGCATCCCGCTCTTGTCAGCGACGGTGGTCAATTGACTTTTCCAGTGAAAACACCTCTGTTATCATTGTGAGGAAGAGCAAGAAGGAACCACAGCCCCCTCAGCGTAGCGTATCCCTCCTCCAGCCTAACACTGCATCCGATCGTTCATTAAAACGTTACTCCTGCCCCCCAATTGGATTCTTTGGGTCACTGAGTCGaccgtcctcctcttcctccgcatcctcctcttcctcctcattgtCCACCTCTTCCTGCccctgctgctctcctcctcctgtcccaACGTCTGTCATCACTGGCCCTGACCCTTTTGGGTGGAAGTTGCATCCTAAGTCCAGAAGCAGCTCCAGCCGGGCTCGCACTAAAAGGCTGTCCCTGCAGATTTCCCTCCCTGTCATCACTCCTGAACTCAAAACCAGTCCTGCACCCAACCCTCAATCAGACAACGCTCCAAGTCCAGACCCCACCCCTAAAACCAAACCCCCATTCAGACCCAAACCACCACGTCGCCGCCACTCAGACTCAGCCTTCATCAGATCTCCGGCAAACCCTCTGCCTGTGGTGACCCTCGATGAGCTCTGCTCTGTGCATCTCCACCCGGTCACTCTTTCACACGAATCTGATGATGTCTTCAGCACGGggatggaggagaaggtgaaggCGACGCCCAGGCCGCACAAAATACCACCGCCTGTTCCAGAAAAAACTGTAATGGCAAGACAAATAGCACAGCTGATTGCTCTTTCACACAGACGCTGtaaagcaaatgaagaaaacatttacagcagTGTTTTAAAGCCAAACCCTCAACATTCACGTCAGGCTGAGGACCACAGCCGCCTTCGTGAGAGGCACGCTG GGCTGCCTGTGGATACCAGCCACGACAGGGAGAGGTCCACCCCACGCTTCCCCGGCTGA